GATAGGGATCAATGATGAAGTCCTTGCGAAGCACCGGCAAGCTCACGGCCGCCTTGATCGCAGTCAGATAGTCGAGCGAGCCCTGAAAATACTTCTGATCGGTGAGGCAGGAGATCGCGGCTGCGCCGTTGTGCTCGTAGCCCAAAGCGATCGCGACGGGGTCAAAGTCTTCGCGGATGACACCGGCGGAGGGGCTGGCCTTCTTCACCTCGGCGATGACGCGGAGCGTGTCCTTGGGCCTCGTCAGCGCGGTAAAGAAATTCCGCGGCGTCGGCGTGTCGAGCGCTCGTGACTTGAGCGATTCGACGGGCTCACGCTGCTGCGCCAGCGCGACCTCGCCCCGCTTGTGCTCGACGATCTCGTGGAGGATAGTGCTCAAAACCGACACACCGTGCTAAGCTTAGAAACGCGCGAATGAGCCGACGCCCGGCCCCGCCGCAGACGCGGAAGCATACCCCAAGACCCACCCGCAAGGAACCCGACCGTGACACGACTGGGCCTACTTTCCGACTCCCACGGCGACGCCGACATCACCCGGCGGGCCGTCGACCTGCTCCTCGCCGACCGCGCTGACCTGCTGATCCACCTGGGCGATGTCAACAGCGACTCGGTCCTCGACGCCCTGGCCGTACATTTTCCAGACGGCCACCCCGACGCCGGGGGCCGCGTGCCGGTCCACGTCGTGTTCGGCAATACGGACTACGACACCGCCGCCTTCGCGCGTTACGCCGCCGACCTCGGGCTCAGCGTCGATCATCCCGCGGGCCGGCTGAGCTTCGACGGCAAACGCATCGCCTTCACCCACGGCCACCTCGACGACGCCATGCACGCCGCGATCGCCGACGGCTGCGACTACCTGCTCCACGGCCACACCCACCTCGCGGCCGACAACACGATCAACGACACCCGCGTTATCTGCCCCGGGGCGCTGACCCGTGCAAGCCCGCTCACCGCCGCAATCCTCGACCTGAGCGACGGCAAACTGGACCTCATCGAGATCCCCGGCGGGCGGGACTGATCCATGTTAAAATAGATCGGCTCGATCGCGTTGCCTTGGAACAGGCCCCAAAACGCCCGCAACGAGCCCCAAATCCCTTTTCCGGGGAGAGCCCAGCGATGTCCACCCAGCCCACCCCACCCGCCGACACCCCCGAAGGCCTCTGCGTCCGCTCCTACACGGAGAAGGATCAGGCCGATGTCGCCAAGCTCTACGACGCGGGGCTACTCGCCGGGCAGATCGCCCCCAACGACTCGGGTGCCGACCTCGACTACATCCAGCAGGCCTACTTCGACGACCCCCGCCACCACTTCTGGGTCGCTCAGCACGAGGACCAGATCCTCGGCATGATCGGCGTCGCCTCCGACGAAGAGCACACCGCCGAGATCCGCCGGCTGCGTGTCGACGCCAAGTTCCAGGGCACCGGCATCGCGGCCGTACTGCTCGAGACCGCGATCGCCCACTGCAAGCACCACAGCTACCTCAAGATCCGCCTCGATACCCGCTTCGAGAAGGACGCCGCCGTCGATCTCTTCGACCGTGTCGGATTCCAGCACACCCGCACCCGCCCGTCGCCCGGCAAAGAGACGCTCGAGTTCTACCTCGACCT
The sequence above is a segment of the Phycisphaeraceae bacterium D3-23 genome. Coding sequences within it:
- a CDS encoding metallophosphoesterase family protein, with translation MTRLGLLSDSHGDADITRRAVDLLLADRADLLIHLGDVNSDSVLDALAVHFPDGHPDAGGRVPVHVVFGNTDYDTAAFARYAADLGLSVDHPAGRLSFDGKRIAFTHGHLDDAMHAAIADGCDYLLHGHTHLAADNTINDTRVICPGALTRASPLTAAILDLSDGKLDLIEIPGGRD
- a CDS encoding GNAT family N-acetyltransferase, coding for MSTQPTPPADTPEGLCVRSYTEKDQADVAKLYDAGLLAGQIAPNDSGADLDYIQQAYFDDPRHHFWVAQHEDQILGMIGVASDEEHTAEIRRLRVDAKFQGTGIAAVLLETAIAHCKHHSYLKIRLDTRFEKDAAVDLFDRVGFQHTRTRPSPGKETLEFYLDLYRKEDDEDPAHAGSGI